A stretch of DNA from Alicyclobacillus acidocaldarius subsp. acidocaldarius Tc-4-1:
GAGGAGGAAAAGGTGTGGCGACATCTCGCGTGGACTCGGAGCGCGCACACGCGTCTTTGCACATGGACAAGCCGATGGATACGGCGCGGATTGAACAGGCGGTCCGCATGATCCTGGAGGCGATTGGAGAAGACCCGGATCGGGAGGGACTGGTGGACACGCCGGCTCGGGTGGCACGCATGTATCAGGAGATCTTTTCGGGGCTCCATCGAGATCCCCAGGAGGAATTGTCGGCTCGGTTCCACGTCGAACACGGCGAAGTGGTGTTGGTGCGGGACATCCCCTTTTATTCGATGTGCGAGCACCACTTGCTTCCGTTTTTCGGAACGGCGCACGTGGCCTATCTTCCGCATAACAACGTCGTGACGGGGCTGTCCAAGCTCGCACGGCTCGTGGACGTCGTGGCCAAGAAGCCTCAAGTCCAGGAACGCATGACCAACGAGATTGCGGACGCTCTGTCGGATGCGCTCCAGGCGGAAGGCGTGCTCGTCGTGATCGACGCGGAACACCTGTGCATGAGCATGCGCGGCATTCGCAAGCCAGGCAGTCGCACCACGACCATTGCCGCGCGCGGCAAATACGACGAGGACACGCGGCTGCGCGAAGAGGTCCTGCATCTCATCCGCCTCGGCGTGTGACCTCGCGTTCGGCCCCTCAATTAGCAGTGATGGCGCCTGCGGGAGCGACTCTGGCGCTCGTCGCGATTGGGAAAGTCGTCCTCGTCGTCGGAAGAGGGGCCGAGCGCCGCGCGCTCCACGCGTTCCCCTGCGTGCCCCGATTCAGGCTTCGACCCGGGCGATCCCGGCACGCGTCCCGCGTCCTCGAATGTCCCAAACACCACGGGCTTTCCGCCTTCCACCATGAGCCGTCCTTTCGCGTAGACGCGCTCGATGCGAAACTGGTCGTCGCACACGATGAGGTCGGCGTCGCAGCCGGCCCTCAATCGGCCCTTGTGCCGAAGCTTGAGCAGCCGCGCGACATTTGCCGTCACAAACGAAACGGCGAGGGAGGCGGGAAGGTGCTCTTCCCGGATGAGATCGACCGTTTCCTCCCACAGTGTCGCGATGCTGCCAATGCCGACGGCCACAAGTTTGCCTCGCTCGTCGAAGATGGGCGAAGAGCCGTTGGAGTCTGAACTCATCGTGATGACATGCGGCTCCACGCCCCCGTCAAGCAACTTCACGATGGCTTTCGAAGGCTTGACGGAGACGTGATCGTGCGCGTCCGGGCGAATGCCGCTCGTGATGTCGCACATGCCGTAGCGCTTGCCCCATTCGATGCTTGCCTCCAGAAGCCCTGGGTTCCGATTCAGGTGGGTCGGCACGAAGGTGGAGCGGGGCAAGCCGGTGCGCTTGGCGACGCGGATCAAGAGATCCAGGTGGTCGTCTTCGTCGCCCATGTGAAAGTGAACCACGCCCGCCTTACCCGCTAACAGCCCACCTACGTACGCCTCCGAGACCAGTTCGGCAATCTCGTTCTCGTCGGGATGGCTCGAGCGCGAATCGGCGATGGCAATTTCTCCGACCCCGATGACTTTCTCAATCAGGACGAGATCGGACCTCGGCATCCCTGTCAGCGTCCGGGTGGGGACCTGATAGGCGCCGCTGTAGATATACGTGGTGATGCCTTCGAAGTCCAGCGCGAAGGCCTTCGCGAGAAGTTCTCGGGTGCTTCTCGTGACGCCGTCGGTGCCTAGCACGCCCACGGCCGTCGTGACGCCCGCGACTGTGATATGGGACAGGGGGATCTCGGGCGTCCGATAGTGGAATCCGCCTTCGCCTCCGCCGCCCGCCATGTGCACGTGCTGGTCGATGAGGCCCGGGAAGGTAGGCCGGCCGTCGAGATCGATCACGTCGATGGGCACGTTGCCGGTGAGCTGCAAGTCGCGCTCGATGGCAGCAATCTGCCGACCGGCAAGGAGGATGTCCCGGATGCCGAGATCGTCCGGCGCGTAGACGTGCGCGCGCTTCAATAAGGTCAGCGGTGCCATAGCAACCTCCTCGTCGAGAACGCTCCATGGTAGGATATTCCATATCATGGAGGGCTATGCGCACCTTTGCGTCAAAAAAACCGCCCCGCTTGGGGCGGTTCTGCGAGCCGCTTCAGCCGTTCAGCGCGGCCTCGTAATTCTTGTTGGCCTGATCCCAGTTCACGACGTTCCACCAGGCTTTGATGTATTCCGGACGGCGGTTCTGGTACTTCAGGTAGTACGCGTGCTCCCATACGTCGAGGCCGAGGATGGGCTTCTTGCCCTCCATGAGGGGGTTGTCCTGGTTCGCGGTGCTCATCAGGGCGAGTTTGCCGTTGTCGAGGACGAGCCAGGCCCAGCCGCTTCCGAAGCGAGCCGTGGCGACCTGCGTGAACTGTTCCTTGAAGGACTCAAAGCTGCCGAACGTCTCCCGGATAGCGTCCGCCAGCTTGCCGGTCGGCTCGCCGCCGCCGTTTGGCGAGAGAAGCGGCCAGAACAGGCTGTGGTTGGCGTGACCGCCGCCGTTGTTGCGAACCGCGGTGCGGATGTCCTCCGGAACGGCGTCCAGGTTGCTGATGAGTTGTTCCACGGTCTTGGATTCGAGATCCGGATGGCCCTCAAGCGCCTTGTTCAGGTTGTTGACGTACGCCGCGTGGTGGCCATTGTAGTGAACATTCATGGTCGCCGCGTCGATGTGCGGCTCGAGCGCATCATACGCATAAGGAAGCGGTGGGAGTTGATGTGGCATGCGCAGCTCAACCTCCTTACGAATTTTCATGATCCGCTCCCATTGTAGCGCATGTCTGTCCACAATTCCAGATGAGGAGGAAATCTGAGGATCTTCGTGCCGCGCCGCCTGCACGTCGCGCGTCCAGTTTACGGAGCGCACGCAGGGATGGTATACATGAATGGAGATGTCGTAGCAGGAAAGGGAGATGAGGTTGCACCTTCTGGAAGGCAAGACCATCGCCGTGATGGGCGTCGCCAATCGCCGCTCCATCGCGTGGGCGGTGGCTGAATCGGTCCGCCGGTTGGGCGGGAAGCTCATCTTCACCTATCGAAGCGACCGCGCCGGCCGCGAATTGGAGCGGCTGTGTCAGGACGCGTTTGGTGGCGAGATGCCACTCATCGTCCGGTGCGACGTGCAGGACGAGGCTTCGCTTGAGGAGGCGTTTGCCCAGATTGCGCGCGAGACCGACTGCCTCGATGGGCTGGTCCACTCCATCGCGCATGCGCGCGTCGAGGATCTCCAGGGGGAGTTTGTCGATACGCCGCGCGAGGGCTTCGATCTCGCCCTCGAGACGAGCGCCTATAGCCTCGTTGCTGTCGCGCGCGCTGTGCGCCCGCTCATGAAGCGCGGCGGCAGCATCGTCACCATGAGCTATTTGGGAGCTGAGCGCGCGGTTCCCAATTACAACGTGATGGGCGTGGCGAAGGCCGCCCTCGAGGCTTCGGTGCGGTATCTGGCGCGCGATCTCGGCCCAAACGCCATCCGGGTGAACGCCATCTCGGCGGGGCCCATTCGCACGCTGGCCGCGAAGGGCGTCCGCGGCTTTAACGAGGTGCTGCATGCCGTCGAGGAGCGCGCCCCCCTCAAGCGGAACATCACCGCCGAAGAGGTCGGCGACGTGACCGCGTTCCTCTTGAGCGATCTCGCCCGCGGCGTGACAGGCGAAGTCATTCACGTCGACGGTGGCTATCACATTGTCGGCATTTGACGGATTCGTGCGGGGATCGCGACTCCCCGCACGCCCACGCCTCTCATTCCTCGATGTCTACCCCCACCGCGTCTGCGATGCTGGCGAACCCGTCGCGGGCAAGGAGCGCGTCGAGCCCGCGGACGAGTTCCCCCACCACGGCTGGCCCTCGGTAGATGAGGGCCGTGTAGATCTGCACGAGCGAAGCGCCGTTCCGGATTTTCTCGTACGCGTCTTCCGCGGTGAACACGCCGCCGGATCCCATGATGGGCACCCGTCGCTGCGCCGCTCGCGCCGCGATGCGCACCACTTCGGTCGATCGCGCCGCCAGTGGGCGTCCGCTCAGACCCCCCGCCTCGTCTCGATTCGGCCCGGAAAGCGGCGGCCGCTGGACCGTGGTGTTGGTGCAGATGAGCCCCAGGTGTTCCCGAAACGGCGACGTGGCCAACGCGTCCACGATGCGCTCGATCTCGTCGTTGGGAAGGTCCGGGGCCAGCTTGACCCAGATCGACAGACGATACTGGCTCCGTATGGGCTCGATGGCGTGTAACAGGTCTAGAATGAAAGCCTCCGACTGGAGCTCGCGCAGCCCCGGGGTGTTCGGCGAACTCACGTTGATGGTCAAATAGTCGGCGAAGGGCGCCACTTGCTCGAGTGCCGCGCGGTAGTCCTCATGCGCGATGGCATTGGGGGTGTCTTTGTTCTTTCCGATATTGATGCCCAGAATGCCGCCTGTGCTGGCCTCCCGCACCCGGGCAAGACGCCTGGCGACGGCCGCGGCCCCCTCGTTGTTGAATCCCATTCGGTTGATCAGCGCCTCGTCCTGAATGAGGCGGAAGAGGCGGGGCTTGGGGTTTCCCGGCTGAGGTCTCGGCGTCACCGTGCCGATTTCGACAAAGGAGAAGCCCATCCGGTACCAAGCCGGAATCGCGACGCCGTTCTTGTCGAGCCCCGCTGCCAGTCCGATGGGATGCGGAAACGGAAGGCCGAGCACCGTCTGCGACAGGCGGTCGGACGCTTGGACGCGCGGGCCAAACCACCCTGCGGCGGCCGGGACGCGGCGAAGTGCCGCGAGCGTCCATTCGTGCGCCCGTTCCGCCGACAGGCGAAATAGGATGGATCGGACAGCGGAATACATACGCTCCCCCTCGTTGTGCCGGACGATTGTCGTTCGCAAGTGTACCATGATCGCAAGCGGGATGCACGGCGACGCATCGAGGCGCCTGGAGTTCACCTCACCGATCAAAATCCGCGGGAGGCGCCCCGGCCGCAGAGCGCTGTCACACAAGCGGTCCCTCGTCCGTCTACTCAATGGACCCAGATTTGAAGGGGTTGGAGCATGAGGCACGCGCGTCGCAAGGAAACGCCGGCGGAGGACGCGGCGCTGCTCGCCGAGTGGATGGAGTTATACGGCGGCGACGTGATCCGGCTGGCGTACTCGTATGTCCACAACTTTCACAAGGCTGAAGACATCGCTCAGGATGTGTTCCTGCGCGCGTGGCAGCACTATGGAGAATTTCAGGGTCAATCGTCCGTCAAGACGTGGCTTTTGTCCATTACGGCCAACCGCGCGCGGGACGTCCTTCGATCCGGCGCTGAACGGCGCGAGTTCGCCGACGAAGGTGAAGCCTTCGCTCGGGAAATCGAACCGTGCGATCCGGCCGACGTGGTCGCGGACAAGTTGGCACGCGATGCCGTGTGGCGGGCTATCCGGGCGCTGCCGGAAACGTATCGCGAGGTGATGGAACTGTATTACGGAAACGATCTCACGACGCATGAAGTCGCACAGGTCCTGGGGATTCGCGATCAGACGGTGAGGACGCGCCTGCACCGCGGGCGGCAGATGCTCGAGCGAGCGCTCGCCGAGCAAGGAGGGATGGGCGTTGACCACGCGTGACGATGACGAGCTGGAGGCGAGGATCCGGCGCGCCTATCGAGAACGCGAGCCTGTGCCGTTCCGAGAGGAACTGAAGGCGCGCGTGCTCCGGGCAGCGGCGTCCGCCCAGGGAAAATCTTCGCCTCGCCCGGCAACGCGCAAGAGCAACCGCCTGATGTCCTCGGCTGCGCTGTGGGTGGCGAGCGTGGCCGTGGCACTTTTGTGCCTTGTGGTGGCGTGGCCGAAAACGCCGCTCCAATGGATGAGGGGTGACCAGACGTCGAGACCGTCTGTTCACTCCCATGTCCTTGTCCACACCGTGGTTCGAGGGTTCGGACTCGCGTACGCGCCGATTCAGGTGCTCAACGTACGCATCGGCACCTTGCCAGGCGAACCCGTCGACTCGTGTGTGCTGGCTGAACTGCGAAACACCTCGAATGAGACGCTGTATGAGCCCGACGTGATGGGCGTGCTCTGGTTCACGCCGCCGGGCGGTGGTGATGAGAACTGGCTGACCTTCGTCAACGCGCCTGCTCAAGGATTGAAGCCGGGGCAGACGGTGACCTGGGGATTTCATCCGTCCGGACCCCATGCTGGTTCGTCGCAGGCGCTTGCGGAGATTCCCCATCTTCGGTTTTTTACAGCCGGCCCGCTTCCGCTGACGCTGCCAATCTTGTGTGGAAAGAGGCGCCGGTTCGCGTGGAGGATGTTCAGGTGCTCCCGGTGGCGGGTGGACCAGGTGCAACGTGGCAGTCCGCGGACGTGTACGCTACACTCGTGAACCGCGCATCTCGAGACGTCCATCTCGCCGACGAGCGGGCGGTCATCTGGTTTTCTGAAGGCACGTCAGACACCTTTTTCAGTCCATCGGCGGTCCGGTTCCTGTTTCACGTGACGCCGGAGTTGCCGGGCGTCTCGTGGCCCACGGTGCTGAAACCAGGGGAACGCGTGCGCGTGGAGTTTCGCGTGTTGTCGACGAAGGGAACCGACTTTTTCAGCCGCGTGTGTCATGTTGTCCTGGTGGACGCTCCACTGGTGCCCCAAGGTTAAGCGGGTTCGCCGGATCCGCTGAGCCACCCGGCTGCCATTGCGTTTCAGAGACGTGCTCAGTACACTGGATGCGGAACGAACGAGGGCGACTTGCCCCGAGGCTCGCTGGGGGGATCAAGGTGATTATCGGCGTACCCAAGGAATTGAAAGACAACGAGAACCGGGTGGCTATCACGCCGGCTTTGGCTCACGCGCTGGTGGACCAAGGGCACGAGGTTCGGATTGAGGCGGGGGCGGGAGAGGGAAGCGGTTTTCGAGATGAGGACTACACCTCTGCAGGCGCCACCATCGTGCCGGACGCAGAGACGGTCTGGAAAACGGCGGACATGGTGATGAAGGTCAAAGAGCCCCAACCGGTCGAATATTCATACTTCCGGTCCGGGCTCATTTTATTTACCTATCTCCACCTCGCGCCAGAGCCTGAGTTGACGAGGGCGCTCATGGAGTCCGGCGTCACCGCGATTGCGTACGAGACGGTGCAACTCGAGGATCGCTCACTGCCCCTGTTGACCCCGATGTCTGAGGTAGCGGGGCGCATGTCGATTCAGATTGGGGCACACTTCTTGGAGAAGGCACACGGGGGGCGCGGCGTTCTGCTCGGCGGCGTGCCCGGCGTGCCACCCGCGCGTGTGATCGTGGTGGGCGGCGGGATCGTCGGCACGAATGCGGCCCGCGTGGCGGTGGGCATGGGCGCAGATGTGACCATCTTCGACAACAATCCGAAGCGGCTGCGCGAATTGGATGACCTCTTCCAGGGTCGCGTGCGCACCATGATGTCGAATCCGTACAATCTCCGGGAGCACATCGAGGGCGCGGATCTCCTCATCGGTGCGGTGCTCATCCCAGGAGCGCGTGCGCCGAAAATCGTCACTGAGGAGATGGTCAAGGGGATGAACCGCGGCGCGGTGGTCGTGGACGTGGCCATCGATCAGGGCGGATCCATTGAGACCATCGATCGCATCACGACCCACTCGAATCCGGTGTTCGAAAAGCACGGCGTGCTGCATTACGCCGTGGCCAACATTCCGGGCGCGGTACCGCGGACTTCGACGCTCGCCCTGACCAACGCCACGGCGCCCTACGCACTGCGGCTCGCGCAGGGCAGGGAGGACGCGCTTCGGCACGATCCGGCGTTGGCCCGCGGCGTGAACGTGTACAAGGGCCGCGTCACGTACCAAGCGGTCGCGGATGCGCTTGGGCTCACCTATACACCGATCGACAGTTTGCTGTAAAATTAAGCAAAGGGGGGATGCGTGTGGTCACCGAGGAACAGGTGCGCACGGTCTTGATGGACGTGCTTGACCCCGAGATCCAGATCGACATCGTCAATTTGGGCATGGTATACGGCATCGACATTCAGGATGGCGGAAAGCGAGTCAAGGTCACCGTCACCCTGACGACGATGGGTTGCCCATTGTTCGACGACATCAAGGAGCAGATCATCGAGAAGGTGTCCGAACTGGAGGGGGTCGAAGAGGTTGATGTGGAATTGACCTTCGATCCGCCTTGGGACAAAGAGATGATGTCCGAAGAGGCGAAGCTCGTGTTCAAATACCTGTTTTGAGTTGGAGCGAAATCGCGCAGGGCGGGGCGGGAGCCAGCGGCCCTGCGCCGACTTGCTTTTTGCTGTCGTTGTGGTACTCTTGGGATCGAAAGATGACTTCTGAAGTCAACATTACATTGCCGAGATAGAGGCGCAAAGAGAGAGGTCGGTTCGTGTGAGCAAACCAGATTTCGTCGTTCGCGGTCTTCGCGTACAGGTGGAAGGCAAAGAGATTCTGAAGGGTGTTGACCTTCATATTCGTGGTGGAGAGATTCACGCCATCATGGGCCCCAACGGGACCGGCAAATCGACGTTGGCTTCGGCCATCATGGGGCATCCGCATTACGAGGTCACCGCGGGAGAGATCTGGCTCGACGGCCAGAACGTCCTCGAGATGTCGGTGGATGAGCGCGCGCGAGCAGGGCTGTTTCTCGCGATGCAGTACCCGGCCGAGGTTCCTGGGGTGTCGAACGCGAACTTCATCCGCACGGCGCTGAACGCCCGCCGCGGCGAGGGAAACGAGATTCCGGTACTTCAGTTCCACCGCCGCCTGGTGCAGAAGATGAAGGAACTGAGCATCGACCCATCGTTCGCGGAGCGCTACTTGAACGAGGGCTTCTCTGGGGGAGAAAAGAAGCGGAACGAGATCCTGCAGATGGCCATGCTGGAGCCTCGTATCGCGATTTTGGACGAGATCGACTCGGGTCTCGACATTGACGCGCTGAAAATCGTCGCGAACGGCGTCAATCAGTTGCGGTCGGACAACATCGGTTTTCTCATCATCACGCACTATCAGCGGCTGCTGAATTATATCGTGCCGGACGTGGTCCACGTGATGATGCAGGGCCGCATCGTCAAGTCGGGGGATGCCAAGCTTGCCGAGGAACTTGAGGCCAAAGGATACGATTGGCTGAAACAGGAGCTCGGCATTGAAGATGAGACTGTCGAAGTGGAAGCCTGAGGGGGTGACGCAGCCATGGGAGAAGTGACTGCTTTGAATCCAGTGCTGCGCGTCGCTCAGGCGCTGCAGGAGCCCAAGGCCGTGACCGAGAAACGGGATGCGGCTTGGAAGCTGTATGAGTCGCTTGAGGTCCCTCGCCTTGAAAAGACGGATCTGCGGCGTGTCGCGTGGGAAGTGGGCGAATTCGAGCCCTCCGAAGCTGCGATTCCCGAATCTGCGCTCGCGTACGTGCGCGGGATCGCCCACTCGTACGCGCTCGTCGTCGACGGCCTGGTCCGCGAGATTCGCCTCGCGGCGGAGGCAAAGGAAAAGGGCATTTCGCTCCTGGCCATTCAGGAGGCCTGTGAAGCGCATCCTGAGATCTGGAATCGCCACTTTGGCAGCATCGTGCCCGCCGAAGAGGCGAAGTGGACGGCTTTGAACATGGCGCTTTTTGCGGGCGGTGTGTTTGTGCACGTCCCGCGCGGCGTGGAGCTGGAACAGCCCGTCGAGGTCGTGTACGTCTGGACGGGGCGGCCCTTCAGCGCCTGCTCGCGGAGCCTGGTCGTCACCGATCCGCTGTCGAGGCTGCGCTACGCGGAGACAACCTTCGCGGCGGACGGGGGGCGTTTTGTCAACAGCCATGTGCTTGAAGTCTTCGCGGGGCAGGCGAGCCGCGTTGAAGTGGCGATGGCGGATGAGTGGTCCAAGGGCGGTATCCATTTCGTGACCCGGCGGGCGAAGACGGACAACGACGCCGAGATCGACTGGGTGGTGGCGGATACGTCCGATGGCCAGGCGGTGGAGACGATTGAGAGTGCGCTTGTGGGGCAGGGCAGCCGGAGCCTCACCCGCGTGATGGGCCTCGGCCACGGCCGCGCGCACGTGGAGATCACGGCGAGCATGCGGCACGTGGGGCGCCACACGGAGAGCGAGATCTCGATGAACGGAGCGCTTCGCGACCGCGCGAACGTGATTTTCCGCAGCCGCACGCAGATTGAAAAGGGCGCGGTCGGCGCGGGCAGCGAGCAGCACGATCGGATGATCATGGTGGACGGCACGGCCCGCGCGGACGCCATCCCGATGCTGCTCATCGACGAGAACGACGTGGAGCGCTGCGGCCATGCGGCGAGCGTCGGCAAGATTGACCCGATGCAGGTGTACTACCTGATGTCGCGCGGCATTCCGCAGTCCGTCGCGGTGCAGATGATCATCTGGGGCTATCTTCGCGATTCGGTCGAGGCACTGCCTACAGACGCCATGCGCGATCTCGTCGTGTCAAGGGTGGAAAGGGAGCTTGCGCGATGAACGCGGAGGAGCTTCGCAAGGATTTCCCGATTTTGTCGGAGCGAATCAACGGACATCGGCTGGTGTACCTGGATAACGCGGCGACGTCGCAGAAGCCGCGCCAGGTCATCGACGCTTTGCGTCGATACTACGAGCACGACAACTCCAACGTGCACCGCGGCGTGCATACGCTGGGTTCGCGCGCGACCGAGGCTTACGAGGCGGCGCGCGAGCGGGTGGCGCGGTTCATTCGGGCGAAATCACCGCAGGAGATTGTCTTCACGCGTGGCACGACGGAGTCGCTGAATATGATCGCGCACGGATATGCGCGCGCAAAGCTGCGCGAAGGCGACGAAATTGTCCTGCCGCCGAGCGAGCACCACTCCAACCTCATCCCGTGGCAGCAGGCGGCGCGAGCGACCGGCGCGACACTGCGCTACCTGCCGCTTCAGCCGGACGGGACCATCCGGCTGGAGGACGTCGAGGCGGCGGTGACGGATCGGACGAAGATTGTGGCCATCGCCCACGTGTCGAATGTGCTTGGCACCGTCAACCCGGTGCGGGAGATCGCCGAGATCGCCCACCGCCACGGGGCCATCATCGTCGTGGACGGGGCGCAGAGCGTGCCGCACATGCCGACGGACGTCGTGGAGATGGACTGCGACTTTCTGGCGTTCTCGGGCCACAAGATGCTCGGCCCGACGGGAATCGGCGTGCTGTATGGCAAAGCCGAGTTGTTGGCGGAGATGGAGCCGACGTACTACGGTGGCGAGATGATCGACGTGGTGGATCTGTACGAGTCGACGTGGAAGGAGGCGCCGTGGAAGTTTGAGGGCGGCACGCCCATCATCGCGGGCGCCATCGGTCTCGCCGCCGCGATGGACTATCTGGAGAGGGTCGGCATGGCGGAGATCGAGCGCCACGACGCTGCGCTCGCGGCGAAGGCCGTCGAGCGGCTGGCCGAGATCGACGGCGTGACCATCTTCGGTCCGCCACCTGGACAGTCGCGCGCGGGCCTCGTCACGTTCAATCTCGGCCGCGTCCACCCGCACGATCTCGCCACTGTGCTGGACGCGCGCGGCGTGGCCATCCGGGCCGGGCACCATTGCGCCCAGCCGCTGATGCGCCTGTTCAACGTCCCCGCGACGGCGCGCGCGAGCTTCTACCTGTACAACACCGAGGAAGACGTCGATGCGCTCGTGGATGCCGTTCTCGAGGCAAAGGAGTTTTTCGGCCATGCAATTGGATGATCTGTACCGCCAAGTGATCATGGATCACTACCAACATCCCCGCAACCGGGGGACGCTTGACGAAGGCGCCATCTCGGTGGATCTGCGCAATCCGAGTTGCGGCGACGAGATTCATCTGCAACTGCTGGTGGATGACGGTGTCGTCAAGGACGTGCGGTTTCTCGGCAGCGGCTGCTCCATCTCGATGGCGTCGGCCTCGATGATGACGGAGGCCATCAAGGGCAAGTCCATTGAGGAGGCCGTCGAGCTCTCGCATGCGTTTCGCGCAATGATGCGCGGCGAAGACGTGGATCTGGAGCAAATGGGGGAACTCGAGGCGCTGCAGGGTGTCAAAAAGTTCCCGGCCCGCATCAAGTGTGCGACATTGGCGTGGCAGGCGCTGGAGCGCGCAGCGTCGGTGCCGCACGGAGGGCATATCGAGGAAGAGACGCTCGGCGAGTAAGGGCGAGGCCGCGAGAGGCGGCCGAAATGGACCATGAGGAGGGATTGGGCATGGCGAAAGTGCTGCCGGACATGGAAGAGTATCAGTATGGATTTCACGATCCCGACATCGCCGTGGCGAAGCTCGACAAGGGATTGTCGCGAAAGACAGTGGAGCAGATCTCGATGATGAAGAACGAGCCGGGCTGGATGACGGACTTCCGCCTGCGCGCGTTTGAGATCTTCCAGCAGAAGCCGATGCCGACATGGGGCGGCGATCTCAGCGAGCTGAACTTCGACGACATCACGTACTACGTGAAGCCCACGGAGAAGAAGGGGCGCTCCTGGGACGAAGTTCCGGAGGAGATCAAGCGGACGTTTGACCGCCTCGGCATCCCGGAGGCAGAACAGAAATTTTTGGCGGGCGTTTCGGCGCAGTACGAGTCGGAGGTCGTGTACCACTCGATGCGACAGGACCTCGAGAAGATGGGCGTCATCTTCATGGACACGGATAGCGCGCTGCGCGAGTACCCGGAGCTGTTCAAGGAGTACTTCGGCACCGTGGTGCCGCCTGAGGACAACAAGTTTGCGGCGCTGAACAGCGCGGTGTGGAGCGGCGGCAGCTTCATCTACGTGCCAAAGGGCGTCCGCTGTGAGATCCCGCTTCAGGCGTATTTCCGCATCAATTCGGAGAACATGGGTCAGTTCGAGCGCACGCTCATCATCTGCGACGAGGACAGCTTCGTCCACTACGTGGAGGGCTGCACGGCGCCGATTTACAGCACCAACTCGCTGCACAGCGCGGTGGTCGAGATCATCGTGAAGAGCGGGGCGCGCTGCCGCTACACGACCATTCAGAACTGGGCGCCGAACATCTACAACCTGGTGACGAAGCGCGCCGTGGCGTACCGCAACGCGACGATGGAATGGGTCGACGGCAATATTGGATCGAAGCTGACGATGAAGTATCCGTCGGTCTACATGATGGAAGAGGGCGCGAAGGCGATGGTGCTGTCCATCGCGGTGGCCGGCCGCGGCCAGCATCAGGACGCGGGTGCGAAGGTGGTTCACCTGGCGCCCAATACGACCTCGACCATCGTGTCGAAGTCGATCAGTAAGCACGGCGGCAAGACGACGTATCGGGGGCTTGCGAGCTTTGGCCCGAACGCGAAGGGCGCCAAGGCGAACATCAAGTGTGATACGCTGATCCTCGACGACAACTCGACGTCGGACACCATTCCGTACAATGAGATCATGAACGACGACGTGACGCTTGAGCACGAGGCGTCGGTGTCGAAGGTGAGCGAGGAGCAGCTCTTCTACCTGATGAGCCGCGGCATTCCGGAGGAAGAGGCGACGCGCATGATCGTCATGGGCTTCATCGAGCCGTTCACGCGCGAACTGCCGATGGAGTACGCTGTGGAGATGAACCGGCTCATTAAACTGGAGATGGAAGGTTCGATCGGCTGATGGCTTGGATCAAGGTGGCGAACGTCTCCGAGATCGGCGTGGGAGAGATGAAGCGCGTCGAGCTGCCCTACGACGACGTCGCCATTTACCACGCCGAGGATGGATTTTACGCGACGTCGGACGTGTGCACACATGCTGCTCAGTCGCTCACGGAGGGCCGACTGGAAGGACACATTGTGCACTGCCCGCGTCACGGAGGAAAGTTCGACATTCGCACGGGAGAGCCGAAGGCATTCCCGTGCGTGATTCCGCTGCAGACGTATCCGGTGGAGGTGCGCGGCGGAGAAGTGTGGATCGACGATGAAAGCTGATCCGTCCGTCGATTCCGCCCTCCGCGCTCGACGCGGAACGGAGGGATAACTTGAAGATTTCGAGCCGTA
This window harbors:
- the folE gene encoding GTP cyclohydrolase I FolE encodes the protein MDTARIEQAVRMILEAIGEDPDREGLVDTPARVARMYQEIFSGLHRDPQEELSARFHVEHGEVVLVRDIPFYSMCEHHLLPFFGTAHVAYLPHNNVVTGLSKLARLVDVVAKKPQVQERMTNEIADALSDALQAEGVLVVIDAEHLCMSMRGIRKPGSRTTTIAARGKYDEDTRLREEVLHLIRLGV
- the iadA gene encoding beta-aspartyl-peptidase is translated as MAPLTLLKRAHVYAPDDLGIRDILLAGRQIAAIERDLQLTGNVPIDVIDLDGRPTFPGLIDQHVHMAGGGGEGGFHYRTPEIPLSHITVAGVTTAVGVLGTDGVTRSTRELLAKAFALDFEGITTYIYSGAYQVPTRTLTGMPRSDLVLIEKVIGVGEIAIADSRSSHPDENEIAELVSEAYVGGLLAGKAGVVHFHMGDEDDHLDLLIRVAKRTGLPRSTFVPTHLNRNPGLLEASIEWGKRYGMCDITSGIRPDAHDHVSVKPSKAIVKLLDGGVEPHVITMSSDSNGSSPIFDERGKLVAVGIGSIATLWEETVDLIREEHLPASLAVSFVTANVARLLKLRHKGRLRAGCDADLIVCDDQFRIERVYAKGRLMVEGGKPVVFGTFEDAGRVPGSPGSKPESGHAGERVERAALGPSSDDEDDFPNRDERQSRSRRRHHC
- a CDS encoding superoxide dismutase translates to MPHQLPPLPYAYDALEPHIDAATMNVHYNGHHAAYVNNLNKALEGHPDLESKTVEQLISNLDAVPEDIRTAVRNNGGGHANHSLFWPLLSPNGGGEPTGKLADAIRETFGSFESFKEQFTQVATARFGSGWAWLVLDNGKLALMSTANQDNPLMEGKKPILGLDVWEHAYYLKYQNRRPEYIKAWWNVVNWDQANKNYEAALNG
- a CDS encoding sigma-70 family RNA polymerase sigma factor is translated as MRHARRKETPAEDAALLAEWMELYGGDVIRLAYSYVHNFHKAEDIAQDVFLRAWQHYGEFQGQSSVKTWLLSITANRARDVLRSGAERREFADEGEAFAREIEPCDPADVVADKLARDAVWRAIRALPETYREVMELYYGNDLTTHEVAQVLGIRDQTVRTRLHRGRQMLERALAEQGGMGVDHA
- a CDS encoding quinone-dependent dihydroorotate dehydrogenase, which codes for MYSAVRSILFRLSAERAHEWTLAALRRVPAAAGWFGPRVQASDRLSQTVLGLPFPHPIGLAAGLDKNGVAIPAWYRMGFSFVEIGTVTPRPQPGNPKPRLFRLIQDEALINRMGFNNEGAAAVARRLARVREASTGGILGINIGKNKDTPNAIAHEDYRAALEQVAPFADYLTINVSSPNTPGLRELQSEAFILDLLHAIEPIRSQYRLSIWVKLAPDLPNDEIERIVDALATSPFREHLGLICTNTTVQRPPLSGPNRDEAGGLSGRPLAARSTEVVRIAARAAQRRVPIMGSGGVFTAEDAYEKIRNGASLVQIYTALIYRGPAVVGELVRGLDALLARDGFASIADAVGVDIEE
- the fabI gene encoding enoyl-ACP reductase FabI, which produces MRLHLLEGKTIAVMGVANRRSIAWAVAESVRRLGGKLIFTYRSDRAGRELERLCQDAFGGEMPLIVRCDVQDEASLEEAFAQIARETDCLDGLVHSIAHARVEDLQGEFVDTPREGFDLALETSAYSLVAVARAVRPLMKRGGSIVTMSYLGAERAVPNYNVMGVAKAALEASVRYLARDLGPNAIRVNAISAGPIRTLAAKGVRGFNEVLHAVEERAPLKRNITAEEVGDVTAFLLSDLARGVTGEVIHVDGGYHIVGI